The Cutaneotrichosporon cavernicola HIS019 DNA, chromosome: 5 DNA segment TTTAAGCCATAGGGGATGTGAACTAGATCATTGATGGAAAAATCTAGGTGGTAGGGAGCGGGGCGCGAGAACAATTACTGTAGCGCTCACATAGCCCAACTGTCCCTCCACGTTGCTATCGCTTCGGCTTGATGGAGACAGGTCGGGAACTGATTTCCCATTGGGGATCCAGAGGGTTGCACCCACCATACGATGTGAGATCTTCACACACCTACACAGCCTAGCCACTCGGGACTCGACGCATTTCTTGTTTAATCATGGCATTAACATCAGGAGCGAGCTGGGGAGATCCATTGTGAACCATTGGGGTGGGGCGGCCAGTGTTATCTTGGAATACCAATGGTTCGTCGATATTAACAATGGATCCCCCCATTACCAAACACTTTCGTCCGCCTTGACGAACAACTCAACGCCGCTGACTTCACAAcatctcgccctcgctggCGGTCTCCCACGTCGCGTCGAACGTGTTCAAAACGGCTGGCGACCCCTCCAACGAGTCCTCACTCTCAGTTCTTCAACTTTCTCTTCAGCTTTCTCTTCAGCTTCCTCTCCAACTCCCTCTCCAACAACACCACCAAGATAATTCCTACCTGACCGCAAACAACATGACCGTTTGggttcctcctcccacttgCAAGGGCGACGTCTACGGCACCAACACTGGTAGTAAGTACATCTCCCATTCTTGTCCTAACGACAGACGCGTGCCGCGGTGGTAGCCCTCCCAACGGCATCGGCGGATGGGACGTTTGCAGCTACTGCAAGCGCATCTTCCAGATCTGGGCCCTCACCGCACTCCCCGAGTAAGCGCTCAAGATGCGGCATTCAACTGCTGTCAACCCAAAGCTCAGTTTCAACGGCCAATCCAGTATATTTCTGAAAGTAGTAaagaggagagagatgCAAAAGGGGTAGGGATGAGATACTCAGTTAGAGCGCGGACGACACTGATGACCTGCAAGGAGTCGCTCCCGCTTGGACCCATCTCCCTGCGCTGTTTGCTAAAAACGATGTTGACCTGATTCGAACAGGCGCTCCCGAAGGAAATTGATCGTAGAACAGTCAATTCTAGTCAATCGCGTTAACCACTCCGCCACAACACCCTTGTTGTTTGTGACGTCAAAGACGGGGTAgacctcgagcaccttggTGTCGAGCTTGAAATAACAATTTTTAGCCACGGACGAAGGGGTACCGATAGCTTATGATTAGGCTTTCAGTCTGGTGGAAGTTCATGCCGTCGCAGGGAGGCGACTGGGTGAGTTCTGATCGCCCAGAACGAGGGTTCGAGAGAGGCACACAAGGCAATGCCCCCGAAGTATGGATGTGGATGTCCTTCGACTTGTCAACATGGCAGCTGGTTGAAACCTATACATCTGTCCGCTAGCACGTGGATCTCAAACAGGTCACTGAGCCTACTAGACGCCCTGAAAGGCTGAATACGAATCGTACCGAATATGTGAGCAACGGCCCATCGGCAAGTGATGAGGACAAGGCTCAACCATCCCGACAATGGAGAAGCAACTGTCCGGTTACGTACATACAGCCGGACCATTGAAATGTGGAGCCCTCCTATCGCCCATCAACCCACCCAAGCCGGGTATGATCCCGCAGAGGAGTGCACCAGCCGCGGAGGGCCGCATCCGAATGTCAGCCCCTGACCCAATCCCAGCACCCATTGCCAGAGTATACAGTAAACGGTCTACAAATATACCACCATGGGACCCGAGTCTCGTTGATGGGAGGCATTGACAAGCTGCGAAGAAGCCCTCCCGTTCCCTCTCTCTACGCTTCGCCCAAGAGCCTGAGCCATCCGTGCCTTGTACCGAATTGTTCCGGCCGTGATATCTCGTAAACGCCCTGGTGGTCTTGCAATCATGTTAACTTGGTCGTTCGCCCACGCCTCCCAGTCGTCGTAAATCAGCTTCTCGGTACCTCGACTTTGGTGCATGTGGCCGAACACGACCAAAGGCGGGCGCACGCGCCACAGTTCCCGCAGGAGATGAGGGCAGCCCTTACCCCCTTCGTCGAGATGGCCACGCGGCGGACCATGTACAATGAAGAGATCCACATCGTCCGGCACAGTGTTGGTCCACACGTCCGTGGCCCTAGGATAATTGAACGCCCATGTATAGTACTGAATTGCGCCGCCCTTGACCGACTCGTACTTGGGCGTGAGTGGGCTCCCGTATACCTTGAGTGAGCGGCCGAGATGCGGGAACGATACGGTGGTGGACTCGTTGCACAGATACTTCAGGTCGTGCCATTCGAGGTCCTCCAGCCGCCCGCCCTGCTGGAACTTGGGGTTCTCGGCGATGTAGGATGGGTCAAGGATCCGGTCGTGGTTGCCGCCGATAACGATCTTGTGCGCGTGAGGAAGCGAGCCGAGCCAGTTGAGCTGTCCCTGCATCTCGTCGAACTTGCCGTAGTTGGCCATGTCGCCAGCATGGACAAGGAGGTCTCCGTCAGGTACATCGGGACACTGGAGATGGGTGTCGGAGACGCAGACAATCTTGATCTTATTCTTGTCCCCGTCCCCTTCGGCGATGTCGGTCATTGCGTGATCTCGAGGGCCACTCGGAGAGAATGTCGTCTTCGATAAGGTCGAGGGGGTGTGCTGGAGGGAAATTGGTGCATGATGATGCTATGTCCTGCCTGTAGTCACGTGAAATCACTGGTGAGCCTGATATCTCGGAGCCGAGGGGCGGTGCCAGGATGCATGCTTCCGAACAGTCCTTGCATGACGACGTCAGCGCCACGCAATCCATGCCGAGCTGTGCATTCATCCACAATGCATACCGCGATCATCTGAAAGTTTGGGGATGTCGAGAACCTCAGCGGTATTCTTTAATCACGTGTCTCATACCAAGTGGCCCAACTGTGGATGTGGGGTAATTCTCTGGGCTCTGGCGTCCCAAACGGGTTGCGCCGGATGTGCCTGGCCCAAACGGTGGCGACACACACCGACGACGCCTCAAATTGTTAGGGGAACCGGCTCGTGACCGGTTCGTGACCGGCTCCTTGACCGCATTGACCGGTGATACAGAACTACCAGATCAACCACTCAGATATCGGAACTACCGCCGCTGCTATTGTCCTCGCCCCTTCCCCTTTCACAGCGTAAGAGCGTTGCAGGTTTGAGGTGCAGCCACCGAGTTCAACGTCAGAGCAGACGTCAGTGTCAACCCCTGCTGTCAGTGAGAAGCTCGCCGAAGACAGCGTCCGTTCGGCGAGTAATGAGAGAAGCTAAGGAGTGTTCGGGCGCgggggttggtggggtTCGCACCGATCCCGTGGGGTTAGGGCTACGAGACGTTAGTCGGTACTGCCTCTCCATGAGTTATAACCGGTCGATGGGTCAGTGGTCGACCCCACCTCTCATCCCCGCAACACTCTGCACTCACCAACATGAAGATTGTGTACTGCGACGGTAGCGTCGTCGGTGTCAACCGCGGGAGTGAGTGGACCAAAGACATGGCTGACCGTAGACGATTGTTGGCCGCACATGCGGGACGACGGTGCGGTCGTGTGCCGCTTCTGTCGCCGTCCGGTTGGGAACAAGGCGTGACGTGCCAGGGAGTGGTCAAGTTCCATAGCCTGATGCAGTTGTGAGCATGTGAGCGGCTTTGGCTCTTGGAACGGAAGCATGCTTGTCCTGTTATGCTGTTGTTCTCAACTTGAGGGACCGCCTTGTTCAATTGTGTTTCGGCACATGCAAAGGACGACGTGACGGAAACCCCGTTCCTCAGCCACCGACGATTCGAAGCGGCGCGTGTGTGGATCgggacgtcgacggcggtCCAACCGCACTGCTGGTTTGGCATGTGTTGATTCCGATGCAGCATTTGATAGCGCACGGACACCTTCGCGTCATCGAGGCGACCTGTATCGACTCGCACTTTCCACTCTCGGTATCTACTCCTTGGCAGGATGCCGACGTGAGGGTGAAGCAACCCCTCATGTGATAGTGCGAAGAGGTGCCGCCACCACACACTTGGACGACTCGACCTCCTTTATCAGATACCTTCCGCACATCTTGCCAGAGACTCCGCAAGCTTCCCCCGCGCGGCCAAGAGCTTTTAAAGACGAGAGGGCGCATCCTCTCCCCATCCTCACCGTCGCTCTGAATATCCTCACTACTCTGCCAACGTACCACAACCTCGATTCCCAACCAACATGAAGACCACCACCCCCGCACCACTCCTTTAGGAGCGCAGCTCGTGTAGTGGCGACCTTACTGGAGGCAACCGCGGATGTGAGTCGAGTTCGAGGGTGGTGGCAAACGAGTCAatgggaggtggaggtggctGTCGGACGACGCCGAAGCACAAAAGCGCTGACCATAGTCAGCTGCGTTCCCACCTTGCACAACGGGATGTGGTTGTGCATGTATTGCCAGAAGCACTTCTAGTACTAATCGCTGTAGTCTACGACTGTGCGAGAAAACTATTTACAATATAGAGCACAAACATGTAACACTAGTTTAAAACACAGCGGTTCTGAGGATTGGATGGGCTCATGTGGCGGGCTAATTGGTGGCGATGTACTGTACTGGTAAGTGTACTGATGAGCGTCTGACATTGCCCTCATCATCTTCAAGTGATTAGATCTCTGTCAGTTCCGTCACTGATTGTCAGTCCTGATCGCCTTCTTTCCGTTCAGAGGTGGGACAACTTGCTTCAGAGTGTGGCGGAGGATGAGATACAGGGTCCAGTCACCAAACATGATCGTTTTCAACCATCACATATGAGCGGTGTCGACACAATGTCAACCATCGACCATCATCTCCTTGGCATCAACAGCGCAAACAATTGCTGAGCATTGCCGCAGCATCATCAGCTAAGGCTCTAGCTGTATATCATGCTTGCCGGTTGAGTGTCGGCCggctcctcatccctcacAATAGAACCAGCCTCCAGTCAACCGACCGGCAACTCTGCTCGACCGTCACTTCGCTCCACCACTACAATGGGTTTCTTTAGAAACAAATTCACTCGCAGCAAATCCTGCAACGTCAGGGTCTGCCAAGGCGACACCTTGGGCAGGAATCGTGGCCGTACGTGCTCTTTGTGACGATTGGCTAAACCCAGAACCCTGCGTGCCGATGTACATGTACTACGCTTGGTGCTGCGCCTACTGCGGGCGAGCCATGCCATCACCATAGAGCCGACATAATCAGGAATCCTCTTGGGGTGGGCTTTGCCTGTAGCCATATGGACCATGCAATTTCTTGACAATTGGAATATGTCCTTGACCGGGCATTTCTCTTAGGGAGAGTGTGAGGCTCGCCAAATATGCCTAGTATGAACGGATTTTCCATCTGTCTACAAGAACAAAGATTGTCTGTACCCAAGGGCAATCGAGGGAGTTGTGGCGTTCGTGTATGGACACTACATGCACTGGTGCGAAGGTGTGAACCAGCAACTAGGGCGCGAGTCCGCTGTGTGTCACCTCTATCATCGCACACCTGCCTCTTCCCCATCACTAGCACTTCCCTTTAACTTGACCCCCATCCTGTCACTTGCAGCCCCACCATCGTACCTCTCTCTACATTATTTCAACAACTATGACATACCTCCACAGCAACGGCCTCTCGAACGGTCGTCAGCCGGCCAGGTGTATGGGTGACAGTTACGGCCAGAACAACGGCAGTGAGTAGGGTACGGTTCACGTTAACTCGGGTTATTGCAAGTGGTTCGTCGTCAACGACAAGGTACGGTGTGCATTCTGCCTTCGCCCTTTCTGGGGTCGTCGGTGGTTCTAGGCCTGGTGAAGCAGTGGGACGCCATCACAGTACTGGGAAGACAATCGAGAGTGGAAGCGGTGGACTATGATTCAGGTTCTCGAACGATCCCATCGGGGTTAAGAACCAGGACGGGCCCAGATTCTGAGAGAACGGAGTTGACAGAACTGGTGCTGGCTGGCTTATAGACATCACAAATCCAAGACCTGTGAATGCTAGTCCGCTATAGCAATCGCGTTATCAAATGGATCTTGCGCAGTTAAGCAGTAGCTTCACAGGTTATCGTAGATTGAGAATGGGCCTGGGAGTAGGTGGCGCTTGAGACCGACGCGTGGATGGACTGGGTGCAAGTGTCGCGACTAAGAGACTCAGTGAGACAAACGATCAGGAATAGAGAGGGCTCCAATGTACAGGTTGGGCGGATGTACTGGGCGTGGCGCCACGGCAATACCACAAATTAACAGCATCCCTGGTCTTCCTGACAATTATGCACATATCTGCTAGCGGCGGACCAGACGCCGGTCTACTAATGCCTCTAACGGCAGGGAAAGAAAACTAATACATTCATGCTATGAACAACAACAGGAGAGAATGATACAGTCGACACGATCGCAGGCTGACCACGAGACAAGCGCCGTCGTTGTTTTGGAAGACTAGGACTAGGTAGGGCCGAGGTACTTGCGGCAGAACCAGCAGACGTAGACTCCACGATCATCGCGGATGGCAAAGCACCAGCCTGGGATTAGCTTAGTCAGCTCGGATAACTTACCCTTGGCGTTGTTGCCACTGAGGTCACCCGCACAGTCTACGATGGAGGTGGGCATGTTTGGTGGGTGGATGGGGTTATATATATGTATGTAGGAGACGTGGGATGAATTGACAGCCAGCCGTGTACGTCGTGCTGTTTGTGGCGGCCAGGGAACCGGGCGGCAAATGGTGAATGTGGTGGTGTGAGAATTAGAGATAAGCGGAGGAATGTTTATATATTCGCGGGAGGTGTTGTCAAGAGGTTTGAGGGGCCCACCAGGGCGGAGAGACAGTGAATTTGGCTTGCTCACGGCTTGCGCGACTGATTGCTTTGCATCTCAGCACCATTCCGAAGCGAACGGGGGGTGTTTTCTCCATCACGCACAGCCACTTGTTCAGAATCACTGTCAGATCCCTTGGCATGTTCTTTCGTGCCTCAGCCAAGGTGATGCTGGTCCATCCGCCGCGTGCCCACGCCATTCCTTTCATCATCCCGTCCACCCCAGATCACTGAGTCGAACGAACGGAAACCAAACGTCGAACGGGACATCAAGGACTCCCATTAGTGCCATGTTGAGTTGCGCCCATTCCCCCGCCGAAATAACCCTCACTCCTTCAGTCAATTGAGAGCATCCGTCGCGCCTGCCCACCGCCGCTGACACAAAACTGCCACGCAGCGGCACAGCTCGACAGCGTCACAACTGCTAACATGAAGATGAGCGCCGACACTTCCTAACCCTCTGAATAAGTAAGTGAGCGCCCCAGACGCGAACGGGCGCATGCGCGTCGTTGCTGAGAAATCACGTGACGTCAAGATACCTTTGTGTTAACGAGTAGGCAAGGTAGGAAAGTGGTTAATCCGCTAGTTTCAGGTTGCAGACGCATCCCGCGCTAGTCCTCCGGGGCATGGGTTCGAGTCCCATTCTTGTCAACAGCTTGCAGGGACAGCTGCAGAGTTCGTTTTGGTTTGGGTTTCGGTGAGTGGGGTATGAGGGCCCCCGCAGCCAGGTATCCAAGATCAACCCTGTTGATAGTAGTCATGGCAGCACTGCTGTATGATCCGAAACATAGAAGCGTAACCTGGAGCTTGGATTCGCGGTAGGAAGAATCGTGTCAGCGTGCGCGAGATTGCGACCTTCTAACTTCGAATAGGCCGGGTTCGACCGAAACATCTCCGCAGCCCGGACATAACACTCGTCAGCATGATCTCCGCGGCCGGGATCAGATTTTCGACCTCCACCGTTGGTGACGTGGAGCACATGCGTGACGGTGGTCTGTGCGGTGGCTGCAAGGACAAACCGGCCGCTTGAGCGGGCTTGCTCCCTGTGTGGATTGTTTTTGGTGTCGCTCAACTGAATGTGGACGGTGGACGGTGGGCATGCGCCTCCAGGTCATGTCGCATGGACCATTGCGGGTTGATAGAAGCGCACGGTGCTTACAGAAATAgtggggagagaggggaagGGCCACAGCACCCGCAGGGTCAGGTGGCGCCACACTCCCCTTCGATCTCTCTCGTGCCTCTGAGCCCATCATCAAGTGCTGAGGGGCCAGCTGTTAGCGGTAAGCTTGGTCGCGTCAACTGCAATCGAGAGTCGGAGGTATGTCAGCAGTTGTTCCGTTCGAGCAGTGActgttgttgttgtcgtGGAGTGTGTGAGTGAAATGATGGTATTTGCCACCCACAGAAACCGAGTGCCTGGTTCCGGAATGGTTTGGGTGATCGAATTTTGCCACTGCCAATGACCATGACAACCAGCGGCCAGCGAATCCGCAGTTGATATCACAGCTTTTTTGTTCAGGCGGTGCATTACTTCCGACTCTCAAGGTACTGACTGCGGTGACGAcatggtgaggatgaggtgtGTGGGGGATTGTATCCCGGTCGTGCGTGGCCTTGGGAATGAGGCCACGTTTGAGCACGTCGTACTGTCAACAGGGCCGGGTTAACGCGTCCGCTCTATACGCTCTAAGATGACCGTCGGGCCCCGTGAGGTTAAGGCATTAGAGCTGAGGAAAGGTTGTAACCACGGGTGGATACGCGTTCTCTTGTACCTGAAGAGCCAATAAGGTTCCATTCCTAGCATTTTAGGACGCGATATTTTGTAATTACATTGGGTAATCATTATGGAAGCTCCATTAACAAACGCTTTTGACACCAGTGAGCATTCGAACCCATGAGCCTCTTAGGGGAAGGTGGGtaagggggaagggaacAGGGCACAGTACTCGGCCGCTTGCACCTCGACCCCCAATAATTCGGCCAGCCCAACAGCCAGCCTAGCATCGTCTAAGGTCAGGTCCCGGCTTTGAGGATTGTTTAAAATGCTGACAGCCACGACCACatcatcctcttctctcaCTCACAACTTCTTCAACCTACAAGCTTACCAACACAAACAACGCGCATAGCGCCTCTACATTCGCCCACTTCCAGGCGTTTATGTTCTCTAACAGTCTCTGTTCAGCGCACAACTCCCATCGGTGAGTATAGGCGTCAGCCTTCATCGgcctcaccttcctcgttGCCGACAACTCGCTGACCTTCGCAGCGGCATCCTCCACACCGCCGCGACCCCGCTTATAGCGTACTAATTGCCCTACTACCACCTCGGACATCTTCACTTTCATAAACCAATAATGTCGCCCGCTGCTCTCCACATCAACGGTCACCACGACTCGTTCTCGGTTCCTAACGGTACCGTGAACCAGGCAAAGGTGCACCCGAGTGCCCGCCGTGCTCCTGCCGGCGGCCTCATCAAGGTCGACAGTGACAACACTCTCTACGAGGATGGTGGTATCAAGGCCCGCTACACGGACCGGggtgccgacgtcgtcagTGAGTATCTCAACCTTTCGAGCAAGGAACGTGTGCTAACTCTTATCAGAGGACGCGGATGGGAGGCTCAAGGTCACCAAGACTGAGAAGACCTTTGAGTTCTACACTAAGTCTAACGTCGGTCGTGTTGGGTGAGTCAATGCTTCTTCCTTCTTAACATGGGTTCGCTGACCGAACAAGCCTTATGCTCGTCGGTATTGGCGGCAACAATGGCACGACCGTCATGGCGACCAACCTCGCTAACAAGCACAACATCTCGTGGCACACCAAGAACGGCGAGCAGCAGCCCAACTACATCGGCTCGCTCGTTCGTGCCTCGaccgtcgcgctcggcaccgACCCCGAGACTGGCAAGCAGGTCTACGTCCCGATCTCGGACATGCTCCCGATGGTCCACCCCAACGACTTTGTCATTGGCGGCTGGGACATCTCGGGCGTCTCCATGGACAAGGCCATGGCTCGCGGCAAGGTCCTCGACTACGACCTCCagcgccagctcgcccCTTACATGAAG contains these protein-coding regions:
- a CDS encoding uncharacterized protein (Calcineurin-like phosphoesterase), producing the protein MTDIAEGDGDKNKIKIVCVSDTHLQCPDVPDGDLLVHAGDMANYGKFDEMQGQLNWLGSLPHAHKIVIGGNHDRILDPSYIAENPKFQQGGRLEDLEWHDLKYLCNESTTVSFPHLGRSLKVYGSPLTPKYESVKGGAIQYYTWAFNYPRATDVWTNTVPDDVDLFIVHGPPRGHLDEGGKGCPHLLRELWRVRPPLVVFGHMHQSRGTEKLIYDDWEAWANDQVNMIARPPGRLRDITAGTIRYKARMAQALGRSVERGNGRASSQLVNASHQRDSGPMVVYL